The DNA sequence TATATAATAGTCCTATAAAGGGCATATGTCAATTATTCGATTGACGCATCTTAAAAAAGCAAGTATACTATGTTCATAAAGGAGATAACTATTATGAGCTTCGAAAATTATTTTCCACTATGGAATGACTTAAATACAGCACAGAAAAAACTAATTTCAGACAATTTGATCACACAGCATGTGAAAAAAGGAACAATCATTCACAACGGGAACATGGATTGTACCGGATTATTACTGGTTAAATCCGGGCAGCTTCGAACTTATATATTATCAGATGAAGGACGAGAGATTACACTCTACCGTCTGTTCGATATGGATATATGTCTTTTATCTGCCTCATGTATCATACGATCCATTCAATTTGAAGTAACCATTGAGGCAGAAAAAGATACTGATCTTTGGATCATCCCTGCTGAAATCTATAAGGGCATCATGAATGAATCTGCTCCTGTCGCAAACTATACCAATGAGTTAATGGCTACTCGTTTTTCTGATGTCATGTGGCTGATTGAACAAATCATGTGGAAGAGTTTGGATAAGCGTGTTGCTTCATTTCTTTTAGAAGAGACCTCTATCGAAGAAACAAATGAATTGAAAATCACTCACGAAACTATCGCCAACCATCTTGGTTCCCACAGGGAAGTTATCACTCGAATGCTTCGATACTTTCAAGGCGAGGGTCTCGTCAAACTCTCCCGGGGCAAAATCACAATCCTTGATCCAAAAAGACTGGAAACACTCCAAAGGTCATAAAACTGTTTTTCTGTAACATATAAAGAAGAATCCTCCATTTATCAGAATTATGAAAGTCATTCTAATAAATGGGGGATCTTTTTATGCTATAAGAAAATTATAAAAATATCGTGATTATTTTTTAATAATCCATACCACATGCATATGCCCTTTCAATCAGCGCACGGTCATTGACCACTGCATCATAGAATCGGAATCCGCCAGAGAAATTATACGTTTCATAACCGTTTCCTTCCAGAATACGGCTCGCAATATAACTGCGCAGACCACTCTGGCATATCAGATACACAGGCTTTCCTTTCTCAATTTCACTAATTCGTTCTCTCAGTTCATCTACAGGTATGTTTTTGAATCCATCTATATGCCCCCTGCTGAATTCACCTACAGTTCTCACATCTAGCAACTCCACATCTTTATCTTTAGAAATCTTGTCCATATCTTCCAAATGCCATTGCTTTAATGTCCCTTTTGCAATATTGTCTATCATAAATCCAGCCATGTTTACCGGATCCTTAGCAGAAGAATAAGGTGGTGCATATGCCAGATCCAGATCTTTCAACTGGGTTGCATTCAGCCCCGCATGAATTGCTGTTGCCAGCACATCAATACGTTTATCAACTCCTTCATATCCAATAATCTGAGCGCCAAGCAAACGATAGCTTTCTTTTTCAAAAACCACCTTCATGGTCATCACTTTTCCACCAGGATAGTAACCGGCATGACTCATAGGAGAAAGAATTACTGTATCTACCTCTAATCCTGACTTTTTGGCATTGGTTTCATTGATACCTGTAGTGGCTGCTATCATATCAAACACTTTTATAACGGAGCTTCCCTGACTGCCCAGGTAACGACTATCACCGCCACAAATATTATCAGCGATGATTCTGCCCTGTTTATTGGCCGGTCCTGCCAAAGAAATCAGCGCATCATTACCCGTAACATAATGTTTTACCTGAACTGCATCACCTGCAGCATAAATATCCGGTACAGAGGTTTCCATTCTGTCATTCACTACAATACTTTCCTTGATGCCAAGTTCCAGACCGGCTTCTTTTGCTAATACTGTGTCTGGTGTGACTCCGATTGCCAGAACTACCATATCAGCCTGAAGGGATGGATTATCTTTCAACAGAACCTCCACTCCGTTGTCATTTCCTTTAAATCCTTCTACTGTATAGCCCAGTATCAGTTTTATCCCATGCTTTCTCATTTCATTATGGATCATGGATGCCATATCCGGGTCAAAAGGGTTCATCAGCTGCTTAGGCCCCTGGACAATCGTAACATCCATGCCAAGCTCCCTCAAATTTTCTGCCAGTTCCAGACCAATAAAACCGCCACCTGCCAATACAGCCGATTTTGGATGATTCTTATTTATATATTCCTTTATCCGAAAAGTGTCTTCTACAGTACGAAGTGTAAAAAGTTTATCAATACCTACTCCGGGAAGTCTCGGCTGTGTAGGCTTTGCACCTGGAGATAGGATTAGCTTATCATAGTTTTCTTCAAATATTTCACCGTTTTCTAAATTCTTCACTGAAACAGTTTTACATTCGGGATGTATTGAGATAACTTCATGATGAATTTTCATGTTAATACGGAAGCGTTTAAAAAAACTCTCTGGTGTCTGTAGTGTAAGTGCTTCCGGATCTGTAATCACGTCTCCAATATAATATGGAAGCCCACAATTCGCATAGGATATGTATCCGGATCTTTCATACACAGTAATTTCTGCATGTTCATCCAGTCTGCGTATTCTTGCTGCGGCTGTAGCTCCTCCTGCTACACCTCCTACGATTATTACCTTCATCTTATTTTTCCACCTTTCCTGAGTAAGCTGCAATGCCACCGATATTATTTACTTTAGAATATCCCATTCGTTGCAACAT is a window from the Lachnospiraceae bacterium GAM79 genome containing:
- a CDS encoding Crp/Fnr family transcriptional regulator translates to MSFENYFPLWNDLNTAQKKLISDNLITQHVKKGTIIHNGNMDCTGLLLVKSGQLRTYILSDEGREITLYRLFDMDICLLSASCIIRSIQFEVTIEAEKDTDLWIIPAEIYKGIMNESAPVANYTNELMATRFSDVMWLIEQIMWKSLDKRVASFLLEETSIEETNELKITHETIANHLGSHREVITRMLRYFQGEGLVKLSRGKITILDPKRLETLQRS
- a CDS encoding FAD-dependent oxidoreductase, with the translated sequence MKVIIVGGVAGGATAAARIRRLDEHAEITVYERSGYISYANCGLPYYIGDVITDPEALTLQTPESFFKRFRINMKIHHEVISIHPECKTVSVKNLENGEIFEENYDKLILSPGAKPTQPRLPGVGIDKLFTLRTVEDTFRIKEYINKNHPKSAVLAGGGFIGLELAENLRELGMDVTIVQGPKQLMNPFDPDMASMIHNEMRKHGIKLILGYTVEGFKGNDNGVEVLLKDNPSLQADMVVLAIGVTPDTVLAKEAGLELGIKESIVVNDRMETSVPDIYAAGDAVQVKHYVTGNDALISLAGPANKQGRIIADNICGGDSRYLGSQGSSVIKVFDMIAATTGINETNAKKSGLEVDTVILSPMSHAGYYPGGKVMTMKVVFEKESYRLLGAQIIGYEGVDKRIDVLATAIHAGLNATQLKDLDLAYAPPYSSAKDPVNMAGFMIDNIAKGTLKQWHLEDMDKISKDKDVELLDVRTVGEFSRGHIDGFKNIPVDELRERISEIEKGKPVYLICQSGLRSYIASRILEGNGYETYNFSGGFRFYDAVVNDRALIERAYACGMDY